A portion of the Oxynema aestuarii AP17 genome contains these proteins:
- the cas2 gene encoding CRISPR-associated endonuclease Cas2, whose product MLLYVIVYDLPDNKRRQKIHDLLEGYGQWVQYSTFECWLSSDKYAELQKRLRCQLNLDEDSIRFYPLSRHTVAQVETWGIGPPLWKMPGSTIV is encoded by the coding sequence ATGTTGTTGTATGTTATCGTTTACGACCTTCCAGACAATAAGCGGCGTCAGAAAATCCACGACTTGTTAGAAGGATACGGACAATGGGTACAGTATTCGACCTTTGAATGTTGGCTCAGTTCTGACAAATACGCAGAACTCCAAAAACGGTTGCGTTGCCAACTTAATTTGGATGAAGACAGTATTCGATTCTATCCTCTTTCGCGGCATACAGTCGCTCAAGTCGAAACCTGGGGCATCGGTCCGCCTTTATGGAAAATGCCCGGTTCTACAATTGTCTGA
- the csx18 gene encoding CRISPR-associated protein Csx18 encodes MYLTYRSALVRNISVAALNGLITLVILLIAPLGLAAVIGNTFLITLASFFTGTFADVVVRYLQPSHPPRSVAASLENDSALGQRHPNHLDHQ; translated from the coding sequence ATGTACTTGACTTATCGTTCCGCGTTGGTTCGTAACATTTCTGTTGCCGCTCTCAATGGTTTGATTACGTTAGTCATTTTGCTGATTGCCCCATTAGGGTTAGCTGCGGTAATTGGCAATACTTTTTTAATTACCCTCGCCAGTTTCTTCACCGGAACCTTTGCCGATGTCGTCGTTCGTTATTTGCAACCGAGTCATCCCCCTCGCTCGGTTGCAGCCAGCTTGGAGAATGACTCGGCTCTCGGACAACGCCACCCCAACCACCTCGACCACCAATGA
- the cas1 gene encoding CRISPR-associated endonuclease Cas1, translated as MRALYVSEQGCYLSLNDQLVRVKRQETLYAEVQLPLLQMILIFGKSQVTTQVIRACLWRNIPIVYLSRMGYCYGRILPIERGYRQLARYQDDLTLSDRLQVAREIVCTKLRNSRTVLMRQHRRQPSSSLDLVIQSLAVLVEKVRQADNIPRIMGLEGAGAAQYFSAFGDCLSSDEFIFGDRSRRPPGNPVNALLSFGYQVLWNHLLALIEVHGLDPYVACLHEGHRSHAALASDLLEEFRAPFIDAFVMYLINRKMMDVRDDFVYHNGGCYLNDVGRVKYLKAFVKRMEETITDEFGESQPKWDLLNQQVKAFKQFVYDPVKQPYVAYQIR; from the coding sequence ATGAGAGCGCTGTATGTTTCCGAGCAAGGGTGTTATTTATCCTTGAATGACCAACTCGTGCGAGTTAAGCGCCAAGAGACCCTGTATGCCGAAGTACAACTTCCCTTGCTCCAAATGATTTTGATTTTCGGCAAATCGCAAGTGACGACCCAAGTGATTCGGGCTTGTCTCTGGCGCAATATTCCCATCGTCTACCTGTCTCGCATGGGATATTGCTACGGGCGCATTTTGCCCATCGAACGGGGCTACCGACAACTCGCACGCTATCAAGACGACCTCACCCTTAGCGACCGCTTGCAAGTCGCTCGCGAAATCGTCTGCACCAAATTGCGTAATTCTCGTACTGTTTTGATGCGACAACACCGCCGTCAACCTTCGTCTTCTTTAGATTTGGTGATTCAATCCCTAGCCGTACTCGTCGAAAAAGTACGTCAAGCCGACAACATCCCCCGGATTATGGGTTTGGAAGGAGCGGGAGCCGCTCAATATTTCTCAGCTTTTGGCGATTGTCTCAGTTCTGATGAGTTCATTTTTGGAGATCGTTCTCGTCGCCCGCCCGGAAATCCCGTCAATGCCTTACTGAGTTTTGGCTATCAAGTCTTGTGGAATCACTTACTGGCTTTGATTGAAGTTCACGGACTCGATCCTTATGTTGCTTGTTTGCACGAAGGTCATCGCTCTCATGCGGCTTTGGCTTCCGATTTACTCGAAGAATTTCGTGCTCCTTTCATTGATGCGTTCGTGATGTATTTAATTAATCGCAAGATGATGGACGTTCGTGATGATTTTGTTTACCACAATGGAGGCTGTTATCTCAATGATGTCGGACGAGTTAAATATCTGAAAGCTTTTGTCAAACGGATGGAGGAAACTATTACCGATGAGTTTGGGGAAAGTCAACCGAAATGGGATTTGCTCAATCAACAGGTCAAAGCTTTCAAACAATTCGTTTATGACCCCGTGAAACAACCTTATGTTGCCTACCAAATTCGCTAA
- a CDS encoding RAMP superfamily CRISPR-associated protein — MRQIPDAYKKVPMMFRSPIPGRSQLQYLDKDKKKAREAQDVEKWVSEWTDKSQLIPEENARDVETETFQAKSYQVSWRFVTNGGQDDGIVRPVIGASGIPFYPGSSMKGAFRQACEQAEQLGEIPEGTCNIYCGNETDITPGCLRFEGAYPTNDWREGLLDLVHPQQGWQVITPDTNKKPNGESAYAQISLDRPTLRFAISSAKPLSSQQWEQIWQIWEKAIASGLGSKVSGGYGQINQTSHRILYKAKLKGQGQAAKLIDETGEFRPNIFRAALRGHALRIFGGLTDESTAQNLVQHLFGGIQGNEPTVGLLGFQFQPSQLEIESFGSGQYAQPTYDVKGELIWFLTRPIADPNQERRLKNLVARLMQFAMIFGGFGKSWRRVDHRIFFEEYYEDTYKALIGCHWQWLDKSTKRRNVKVGRTEKIAEFIDRVRDTAREWIQCQNQPLNENQWASDWREAWHPRNVQVWGRVAEDMDDSVAVHWFHKSYQQRIQGIQSEGSIYKSSVTGKLGQISLIWHRMYPVILVKKNPEDPKQPIVKNTCRYLELITIFPDNSKECDRFLEFLHTHPENFQLLWGE, encoded by the coding sequence ATGAGACAGATTCCTGATGCCTATAAAAAAGTTCCGATGATGTTTCGATCGCCAATTCCCGGGCGTTCTCAATTACAATATCTCGACAAAGATAAAAAGAAAGCGCGTGAAGCGCAAGACGTTGAAAAGTGGGTTAGTGAATGGACAGATAAATCACAACTCATTCCAGAAGAAAATGCACGGGATGTAGAGACTGAAACATTTCAAGCGAAGTCTTATCAAGTGTCTTGGCGTTTTGTGACGAATGGGGGGCAAGATGATGGGATCGTTCGTCCTGTCATTGGCGCTTCGGGAATCCCTTTTTACCCAGGGAGCAGCATGAAAGGTGCATTTCGGCAAGCTTGCGAACAGGCAGAACAACTAGGAGAAATTCCGGAAGGAACTTGCAATATTTATTGTGGTAATGAAACAGATATTACCCCAGGATGTTTGAGGTTTGAAGGTGCTTATCCTACCAACGATTGGAGAGAAGGTTTACTTGACTTAGTTCACCCTCAGCAAGGTTGGCAAGTCATAACTCCTGACACTAACAAGAAACCAAATGGGGAAAGTGCATATGCTCAAATTTCTCTAGACCGACCCACTTTAAGGTTTGCAATTTCCAGTGCTAAGCCGTTGTCCTCGCAACAGTGGGAACAAATTTGGCAGATTTGGGAAAAAGCGATCGCCTCTGGATTGGGGTCAAAAGTTTCTGGGGGGTACGGTCAAATCAATCAAACATCTCATCGTATTCTTTATAAAGCCAAGCTAAAAGGTCAAGGCCAAGCCGCTAAATTGATTGATGAAACTGGAGAATTTCGCCCTAATATTTTTCGGGCGGCACTTCGAGGTCATGCTTTAAGAATTTTTGGAGGCTTGACAGATGAAAGCACGGCACAAAATCTAGTTCAACATTTATTTGGAGGCATTCAAGGAAATGAACCGACCGTCGGACTCTTAGGATTTCAATTTCAACCTTCACAACTGGAAATTGAATCTTTTGGTTCGGGTCAATACGCTCAACCTACTTATGATGTAAAAGGTGAACTTATTTGGTTTCTAACTCGACCAATTGCCGACCCAAACCAAGAAAGAAGATTAAAAAATCTAGTCGCTAGATTAATGCAATTTGCCATGATTTTTGGGGGCTTTGGCAAATCATGGCGCCGTGTCGATCATCGAATATTCTTTGAAGAATATTATGAGGACACATATAAAGCTTTAATTGGTTGTCATTGGCAATGGTTAGACAAATCAACAAAACGACGCAATGTTAAAGTAGGTCGAACAGAAAAAATCGCTGAATTTATAGATCGGGTTCGAGATACTGCGAGAGAATGGATTCAATGTCAAAATCAGCCGCTCAATGAAAACCAATGGGCTAGCGATTGGCGAGAAGCTTGGCATCCCAGGAATGTTCAAGTTTGGGGTCGTGTCGCAGAGGATATGGATGACAGTGTAGCAGTACATTGGTTTCACAAGTCCTATCAACAAAGAATTCAAGGTATACAGTCAGAAGGCTCGATCTACAAGTCATCGGTAACCGGAAAACTTGGCCAAATCAGCTTAATTTGGCATCGAATGTATCCTGTTATCCTGGTCAAAAAGAATCCTGAAGATCCAAAACAGCCAATTGTCAAAAATACTTGTCGTTATTTGGAACTTATTACAATTTTTCCAGATAACTCTAAAGAATGCGATCGGTTTTTAGAGTTTTTGCATACTCATCCTGAAAATTTTCAATTATTGTGGGGAGAATAA